A stretch of the Streptomyces ortus genome encodes the following:
- a CDS encoding TerD family protein has product MVLLSSSPKWPTLPGYFHDWALVDVETSGLRPGRDRVLSLAILTLDAQGNQTGEFSTLLNPGCDPGPVHVHGLTPDRLAGAPTFEEIAPQVGALLSSRVLVAHNAQFDYDFLAHEFAHVRSWVPVSRRLCTLALNRLVGPATPDLKLGTLAEHYGVRQDKAHDAQDDVRVLSGILRGSLRAAEQLGLALPLLECPPRQDYKPYVPKTPCAYRNPGRLEPGEQLTQGMKVAITGETRVSREELVARSVSAGLNLMTSVSGRTSVVVTNDPATGSAKLKRAADEGVPVVDELTYLRLLEMVQPGQAKGAARQHAAEETLAGEPTAPPAPTLAVPVQRTVAPMEPTATAEQPLSGRRVLVLGGIHDEAVEARARAVALGASAAVNLSASVSDVVVLPGGEADRRMSRIAALGLPVHNADWLFAPATPVMPSAAQNAAGHRPDTASVLVRGAVLDLSDTGTAWTVTAAWRQQTACDVDVVAFAVDEHEQVAGDEDFVFYGAPEHPDGTVRLATDGPTEQAVTADLDRLPLETHRLVIAAAIDGAATFADVGAIEITATRGIGAAPVARATLDAATTERTMILAELYRRGEGWRLRAVGQGYDHGLADLARSYGVDVAE; this is encoded by the coding sequence ATGGTCCTGCTGTCGTCGAGTCCGAAGTGGCCCACGCTTCCCGGCTACTTCCATGACTGGGCGCTGGTGGACGTGGAGACTTCTGGGCTGAGACCGGGCCGGGACCGTGTCCTCTCGCTGGCGATCCTCACGTTGGACGCACAGGGCAACCAGACAGGGGAGTTTTCCACCCTTCTCAACCCGGGCTGCGATCCAGGTCCGGTGCACGTCCACGGCCTCACTCCGGACCGTCTCGCCGGCGCTCCCACATTCGAGGAAATCGCCCCGCAGGTGGGTGCACTGCTCAGCAGCCGTGTCCTGGTTGCCCACAACGCGCAGTTCGACTACGACTTCCTGGCCCACGAATTCGCCCACGTCCGCTCCTGGGTACCGGTCAGCAGACGTCTGTGCACGCTTGCCCTCAACCGTCTGGTCGGGCCCGCGACGCCCGATCTGAAGCTGGGCACACTCGCCGAGCACTACGGTGTGCGCCAGGACAAGGCCCACGACGCGCAGGACGACGTACGCGTCCTCTCCGGCATCCTGCGCGGCTCGCTGCGCGCTGCCGAGCAACTGGGCCTGGCCTTGCCGCTCCTGGAGTGTCCGCCGCGCCAGGACTACAAGCCGTACGTGCCCAAGACGCCCTGCGCGTACCGTAATCCGGGTCGGCTTGAGCCGGGTGAGCAGCTGACGCAGGGGATGAAGGTCGCCATCACTGGGGAAACCCGGGTCTCACGCGAGGAACTCGTCGCCCGCTCGGTGTCGGCCGGGCTCAACCTGATGACGTCGGTCAGCGGCCGGACCAGCGTCGTCGTCACCAACGACCCCGCCACCGGATCTGCCAAGTTGAAGCGGGCCGCCGACGAGGGCGTCCCCGTGGTGGACGAGTTGACCTACCTGCGACTGCTGGAGATGGTGCAGCCCGGCCAGGCCAAGGGCGCCGCCAGGCAGCATGCCGCTGAGGAGACGCTCGCCGGCGAGCCCACCGCACCGCCCGCGCCGACGCTTGCCGTCCCGGTCCAGCGGACTGTCGCACCGATGGAACCGACTGCCACGGCGGAACAGCCGCTCAGCGGGCGCAGGGTCCTGGTCCTGGGCGGCATCCACGACGAGGCCGTCGAGGCACGCGCGCGTGCTGTTGCCCTGGGAGCCTCCGCGGCGGTCAACCTCTCCGCCAGCGTGTCCGACGTCGTCGTGCTGCCCGGCGGCGAAGCGGACCGGCGCATGAGCCGTATCGCCGCCCTCGGCCTGCCCGTGCACAACGCCGACTGGCTGTTCGCGCCCGCCACACCGGTGATGCCCTCGGCGGCACAGAACGCGGCCGGACACCGGCCGGACACGGCATCGGTCTTGGTCCGAGGCGCCGTTCTCGACCTGTCCGACACCGGCACGGCCTGGACGGTCACCGCCGCGTGGCGTCAACAGACCGCCTGTGACGTAGACGTCGTCGCCTTCGCGGTCGATGAGCACGAACAGGTGGCAGGCGACGAGGACTTCGTCTTCTACGGTGCCCCCGAGCACCCGGACGGCACCGTACGGCTTGCCACGGACGGTCCGACGGAACAGGCCGTCACCGCCGACTTGGACCGGCTACCCCTGGAGACTCACCGGCTCGTCATTGCAGCCGCGATCGACGGCGCCGCGACCTTCGCCGACGTCGGCGCCATCGAGATCACTGCCACCCGCGGGATCGGCGCGGCCCCGGTCGCCCGGGCCACCCTCGACGCCGCCACCACGGAGCGCACCATGATCCTTGCCGAGCTCTACCGTCGCGGCGAAGGCTGGCGGCTGCGTGCCGTCGGGCAAGGCTATGACCATGGCCTCGCCGATCTTGCTCGTAGTTACGGAGTCGACGTCGCGGAATAG
- the lanKC gene encoding class III lanthionine synthetase LanKC yields MQLPWNTMLRYLRYDPRWFEDPVRRQPGSAHLTEFRAAMPGNWRLRRHGHWLVGDPPGAPELGQGWKLHVSATSRTSTETLRRSLPVLRDAGVRFKFLIDPAEVRELNSKSFSRPASGKFITVYPPDETSFHDVARGLTEALRGCEGPYVLSDRRYPGSRVVSYRYGGFTSRFRLQPLGVRELLIESPDGALVLDTRTPYWSMPEWTTDPVTGEGPPPVATPEEPDAPAAKRVLNGRYEIGSAVAFSNRGGIYRAVDTVTGADVVLREARPGVEVGPDGLDAVVLLRHEYDLLTELADSGFFVRPLDFFRQWEHSYLVEEWVGDSHLGLIVTTENPVFELDLSAERLTAYYQRLQRIWLQLADAIALCHERGIVLGDLSPTNVMVTSDDRIRVIDLESAFHEGGAPGAGLMTPGMVTRRALAAKHGDRRTDYYALGGLMLATMLACQQNDMVDHELPLRLMTEVARDLDLPAGLTSLISDLYSEDEELPDPAVLRRRMAELPFDTAWRRPPPLAHRLRPEPERSAPLHERITEVLDGVVDYMKGTATVEREDRLLPADVLVFETNPLSLAHGAHGGLYAMHTLGHEIPDALLSWTLRRPTDHDALPPGLYYGSAGVAWSLSALGHRDQAVRLLREAGGHPLLHTEPGVLTGAAGHGMACLRLWRDHGVQEFLDRAVTIGDRLTAEARWEDGRAHWPDSADRIPVGYGYGASGVAMFLLALQGATGDGRLLDLGLAALEFDLSHPIYSTSGVLSFPSFAQSDGPRVRRHYWDAGTAGVLTTLLRYWDVTGEDRLRKEVDRVLPDVRRKYTGLPQLFHGISGLGNTLLDAYEFLGDPELLGDAQRAAEAVLCHTLRRPEGVVFPGEQSLRECCDLASGSAGVALFLDRLRHAAPGRRTNRNFLLDDLLTGARPAPGDGS; encoded by the coding sequence ATGCAGCTCCCCTGGAACACGATGCTGCGTTACCTGAGGTACGACCCCCGATGGTTCGAGGACCCCGTCCGCCGCCAGCCCGGCAGCGCCCATCTGACCGAGTTCCGTGCGGCGATGCCGGGGAACTGGCGGCTGCGGCGCCACGGACACTGGCTCGTCGGGGACCCGCCCGGCGCGCCCGAACTCGGCCAGGGCTGGAAACTCCACGTCTCCGCCACCTCACGGACCAGCACCGAGACCCTGCGCCGCAGCCTGCCCGTGCTGCGTGACGCGGGCGTGCGCTTCAAGTTCCTGATCGACCCCGCCGAGGTGCGCGAGCTGAACAGCAAGTCCTTCTCCCGTCCGGCCAGCGGCAAGTTCATCACCGTCTACCCGCCCGACGAGACGTCCTTCCACGACGTCGCCCGCGGGCTCACCGAAGCGTTGCGGGGCTGCGAGGGCCCGTACGTCCTGTCGGACCGCCGCTACCCGGGCTCCCGCGTCGTCTCGTACCGCTACGGCGGCTTCACCAGCAGGTTCCGGCTCCAGCCCCTGGGTGTGAGGGAGTTGCTGATCGAGTCCCCCGACGGGGCCCTGGTCCTTGACACCCGGACCCCGTACTGGTCCATGCCGGAGTGGACCACGGATCCCGTGACCGGCGAGGGCCCGCCCCCCGTCGCGACCCCGGAGGAACCGGACGCGCCGGCGGCGAAGCGCGTACTGAACGGCCGGTACGAGATCGGGAGCGCCGTCGCCTTCAGCAACCGCGGCGGCATCTACCGGGCGGTGGACACCGTCACCGGCGCCGACGTCGTGCTGCGCGAGGCCCGGCCCGGTGTGGAGGTCGGCCCCGACGGGCTCGACGCGGTCGTACTGCTGCGCCACGAGTACGACCTGCTGACGGAACTGGCCGACAGCGGGTTCTTCGTCCGCCCCCTCGACTTCTTCCGGCAGTGGGAACACTCCTACCTCGTCGAGGAATGGGTGGGGGACAGCCATCTGGGACTGATCGTCACCACCGAGAACCCCGTGTTCGAGCTCGACCTGTCGGCCGAGCGGTTGACCGCCTACTACCAGCGCCTGCAGCGGATATGGCTGCAGCTCGCCGACGCCATCGCGCTCTGCCACGAGCGCGGCATCGTCCTCGGCGACCTGTCCCCCACCAACGTCATGGTCACATCGGACGACCGGATCCGCGTCATCGACCTGGAGTCCGCCTTCCACGAGGGCGGCGCCCCCGGAGCGGGGCTCATGACGCCGGGGATGGTCACCCGGCGTGCCCTGGCCGCCAAGCACGGCGACCGCCGCACCGACTACTACGCGCTCGGCGGCCTGATGCTGGCGACCATGCTCGCCTGCCAGCAGAACGACATGGTCGACCACGAACTCCCGCTGCGCCTGATGACCGAGGTGGCCCGGGACCTCGACCTGCCCGCCGGCCTCACCTCCCTGATCAGCGACCTCTACAGCGAGGACGAGGAGCTGCCCGACCCGGCCGTGCTCCGCCGGCGGATGGCCGAGCTGCCGTTCGACACCGCCTGGCGCCGGCCGCCGCCGCTCGCCCACCGGCTGCGGCCCGAACCGGAACGCAGCGCCCCCCTGCACGAGCGGATCACCGAGGTGCTCGACGGCGTCGTCGACTACATGAAGGGGACCGCGACCGTCGAACGCGAGGACCGGCTCCTGCCCGCCGACGTCCTGGTCTTCGAGACCAACCCGCTCTCCCTCGCCCACGGCGCGCACGGCGGCCTGTACGCCATGCACACCCTGGGCCACGAGATTCCCGACGCCCTTCTCTCCTGGACCCTGCGCCGGCCGACCGACCACGACGCGCTGCCCCCCGGCCTCTACTACGGCTCGGCCGGCGTGGCGTGGTCGCTGTCCGCGCTGGGCCACCGGGACCAGGCGGTCCGGCTGCTGCGCGAGGCCGGCGGCCATCCGCTGCTGCACACCGAACCCGGCGTCCTGACCGGCGCGGCGGGCCACGGCATGGCCTGTCTGCGGCTGTGGCGCGACCACGGGGTGCAGGAGTTCCTCGACCGCGCCGTCACGATCGGCGACCGCCTGACGGCGGAGGCCCGCTGGGAGGACGGCCGGGCGCACTGGCCCGACTCGGCCGACCGGATCCCGGTCGGCTACGGCTACGGCGCGTCCGGCGTCGCCATGTTCCTGCTCGCCCTACAGGGGGCCACGGGCGACGGGCGGCTGCTCGATCTCGGGCTTGCGGCGCTGGAGTTCGACCTCTCCCACCCCATCTACTCGACCAGCGGAGTGCTGTCCTTCCCGTCGTTCGCGCAGAGCGATGGCCCGCGGGTACGGCGCCACTACTGGGACGCGGGCACGGCCGGGGTACTGACCACCCTCCTGCGCTACTGGGACGTCACCGGCGAGGACCGGTTGCGCAAGGAAGTGGACCGCGTGCTCCCCGACGTCCGCCGCAAGTACACCGGTCTTCCCCAGCTCTTCCACGGGATCAGCGGCCTGGGCAACACACTCCTGGACGCGTACGAGTTCCTCGGCGACCCGGAACTCCTCGGCGACGCGCAGCGGGCGGCGGAGGCGGTGCTCTGCCACACCCTGCGGCGCCCCGAAGGCGTCGTCTTCCCCGGAGAGCAGTCACTGCGGGAATGCTGCGACCTGGCGAGCGGCTCGGCGGGCGTGGCCCTGTTCCTCGACCGGCTCCGGCACGCCGCCCCGGGACGGCGCACCAACCGGAACTTCCTCCTCGACGACCTGCTGACCGGCGCGCGGCCCGCCCCGGGGGACGGCTCGTGA